The Fusarium oxysporum f. sp. lycopersici 4287 supercont2.64 genomic scaffold, whole genome shotgun sequence genome window below encodes:
- a CDS encoding uncharacterized protein (At least one base has a quality score < 10), translating to MRIVAGFSASPEDYFLARAAHEPPYVLQKQLWPWIEQWEPRFEARARRQCSAEGGLDDDDLAADGFLKLMRRLRIVLLQDLAVLQPRYPSLPFFAYAPFNGPEWDEFAVAVRSDAVGATEPLSLLVQRALPELSGVLESTREAVLQNSQRLAIRLEARLEGIQDGLDALLQGKVPVTFTGHFGAGPAVSLAPAPAPSTAPTLNFNTAPAPAPEPPVPGMPVVAALAKVFTGSRWRPGNGIRVQFYRRKVIWDELLARTASGKSEEEAVAELELLRAGRSLNRLIDELKQRRQRGQGHRGRWARLGRRRTAPRQR from the exons ATGCGTATTGTCGCCGGCTTCTCGGCGTCACCCGAGGACTACTTCCTCGCGCGTGCGGCCCACGAGCCCCCGTATGTCTTACAAAAGCAGCTCTGGCCGTGGATCGAGCAGTGGGAGCCTCGCTTTGAGGCTCGCGCGCGCCGGCAATGCTCGGCAGAAGGTGgcctcgacgacgacgacctAGCCGCCGACGGCTTCCTTAAGCTTATGCGGCGCCTGCGCATAGTACTGTTACAGGACCTGGCTGTATTGCAGCCTCGCTATCCGTCGCTACCCTTCTTCGCCTATGCCCCTTTTAACGGGCCCGAATGGGATGAGTTCGCCGTCGCCGTTCGCTCTGACGCGGTAGGGGCTACAGAGCCGTTAAGCCTGCTCGTACAACGCGCGCTGCCAGAGCTTAGCGGTGTGTTAGAGAGCACACGCGAGGCCGTCTTACAGAATAGCCAGCGGCTGGCCATCCGGCTAGAGGCCCGGCTAGAAGGAATTCAGGACGGCCTCGATGCCCTCCTCCAAGGCAAGGTCCCTGTCACCTTTACCGGCCACTTTGGAGCCGGGCCAGCAGTGTCGCTggcgccggcgccggcgccgTCGACAGCCCCTACCTTGAACTTCAATacggctccggctccggctccagagcctccagTACCAGGTATGCCCGTCGTTGCAGCCCTGGCCAAGGTCTTTACA GGAAGCCGCTGGCGCCCTGGGAACGGGATCAGGGTGCAGTTCTATCGCCGGAAGGTGATCTGGGACGAGCTCTTGGCCCGCACGGCATCCGGcaagagcgaggaggaggcagtTGCAGAGCTAGAGCTCTTACGCGCTGGCCGGAGCTTGAACCGGCTCATCGACGAGCTCAAACAGCGCCGCCAGCGGGGCCAGGGCCATCGGGGGCGCTGGGCTCGGCTAGGGAGGAGGCGGACCGCCCCTCGTCAACGGTAA